In Fusarium oxysporum f. sp. lycopersici 4287 chromosome 2, whole genome shotgun sequence, a genomic segment contains:
- a CDS encoding atypical/RIO/RIO2 protein kinase yields MKLDTRAMRHLASEDWRVLTAVEMGSKNHELVPTSLIEKISRLRGGAGSVHKSISALAKVGLIARVKEAKYDGYRLTYGGLDYLALHTYAKKKDVYSVGDRIGVGKESDIMVVADHSGTQRVLKIHRLGRISFRTVKSNRDYLKNRQSGSWMYLSRLAAMKEFAFMKALREEGFPVPEPIAQSRHTIVMSLIDAFPLRQIAEVPDPASLYADLIALILRLAKQGLIHGDFNEFNILIKENVTKSEDGEETLTLEPVIIDFPQMISMEHQNAEMYFDRDVNCIKRFFERRFHFVPTEPGPFFRHAKKTVGKDGVKRLDATVEASGFTKRMLKDLEAAIKEKGDQTAQHSGDEDDEDEDDDNDEDEESENSDADNTEYPHDGQVSGGLLGDDAMASKEDMVEDSMSKLTV; encoded by the exons ATGAAGTTAGATACACGGGCAATGCGCCACCTCGCCTCTGAGGATTGGCGAGTTTTGACAGCA GTCGAAATGGGAAGCAAGAACCACGAACTTGTACCAACATCATTGATCGAAAAGATTTCACGCCTTCGTGGTGGTGCCGGAAGCGTTCATAAGAGTATCTCAGCCCTCGCTAAAGTCGGTCTCATTGCGCGTGTGAAGGAGGCAAAATATGATGGATATCGACTCACGTATGGTGGACTCGATTACCTTGCACTTCACACCTATgccaagaaaaaggatgTCTATAGTGTAGGAGACAGAATTGGTGTGGGCAAAGAGAGTGATATTATGGTTGTGGCAGATCATAGCGGCACCCAACGAGTCCTCAAAATCCATCGACTGGGCCGAATTTCTTTCCGAACCGTCAAATCGAATCGAGACTACCTTAAGAATCGACAATCTGGATCATGGATGTATCTTTCACGGCTCGCTGCCATGAAAGAGTTTGCTTTCATGAAGGCTCTACGTGAAGAAGGCTTCCCCGTCCCCGAGCCCATCGCACAATCACGGCACACAATTGTCATGTCGTTAATAGACGCTTTCCCTCTCCGACAGATAGCGGAGGTTCCTGATCCGGCATCTTTGTACGCTGATCTCATTGCCTTGATCCTCCGACTCGCCAAACAAGGACTGATTCATGGTGATTTCAATGAATTCAACATcttgatcaaggagaacGTTACCAAATCTGAGGATGGAGAGGAGACCCTTACACTCGAGCCTGTCATCATTGACTTCCCCCAAATGATTTCCATGGAACATCAAAATGCCGAGATGTACTTTGATCGAGACGTGAACTGCATCAAGCGCTTCTTTGAGCGCAGATTTCACTTTGTTCCAACAGAACCCGGCCCCTTTTTCAGGCATGCGAAAAAGACAGTAGGGAAGGATGGCGTGAAACGACTCGACGCTACAGTAGAGGCTTCTGGCTTTACAAAGAGGATGTTGAAAGATCTTGAGGCTgctatcaaggagaaggggGATCAAACGGCTCAACATAGTGGggacgaagacgatgaagatgaagatgacgacaatgacgaagatgaagaaagtgAAAACAGTGATGCAGATAACACAGAATACCCTCATGATGGCCAGGTATCAGGCGGTCTGCTTGGCGACGATGCTATGGCTTCGAAGGAGGATATGGTAGAGGAT